One genomic window of Solea solea chromosome 12, fSolSol10.1, whole genome shotgun sequence includes the following:
- the myod1 gene encoding myoblast determination protein 1 homolog translates to MELSDISFPLPAADDFYDDPCFNTSDMHFFEDLDPRLVHVGLLKPDDSSSSSLCSPSSSSSSPSSLLHLHHHAEVEDDEHVRAPSGHHQAGRCLLWACKACKRKTTNADRRKAATMRERRRLGKVNDAFETLKRCTTANPNQRLPKVEILRNAISYIESLQALLRGGGQDDSFYPVLEHYSGDSDASSPRSNCSDGMTDFNGSTCQSTRRGSYESSAYFSQTSNGGQKSERSSVVSSLDCLSSIVERISTENSSLLPAADTPGSPPTDPTAEAARQGPALIPSPTTSQDPNLIYQVL, encoded by the exons ATGGAGTTGTCGGATATCTCTTTCCCTCTTCCTGCGGCTGATGACTTCTATGACGACCCCTGCTTCAACACCAGCGACATGCACTTCTTCGAGGACCTGGACCCGCGGCTGGTCCATGTGGGCCTCCTCAAGCCGGAcgactcctcctcttcatccttatgctccccgtcctcctcctcctcctccccgtcaTCCCTCctgcacctccaccaccacGCCGAAGTGGAGGACGACGAGCACGTCCGCGCCCCCAGCGGACACCACCAGGCGGGCCGCTGCCTCCTCTGGGCCTGCAAGGCCTGCAAGCGGAAGACCACCAACGCGGACCGGCGGAAGGCGGCCACGATGCGGGAGCGCCGGCGGCTCGGCAAGGTCAACGACGCCTTCGAGACACTGAAGCGCTGCACGACGGCCAACCCGAACCAGCGGCTGCCCAAGGTGGAGATTTTGCGCAACGCGATCAGCTACATCGAGTCCCTACAGGCGCTGCTGCGCGGCGGCGGTCAAGACGACAGCTTCTACCCGGTGCTTGAACACTACAGCGGGGACTCAGACGCCTCCAGCCCCCGCTCCAACTGCTCCGACGGCATG ACGGATTTTAACGGCTCGACCTGTCAGTCAACCAGGAGAGGAAGTTATGAGAGCAGCGCTTATTTCTCCCAGACTTCAAACG GTGGTCAGAAGAGCGAGCGGAGCTCAGTGGTTTCCAGCCTGGACTGTCTCTCCAGCATCGTGGAGCGGATCTCCACTGAAAACAGCAGCCTGCTGCCAGCTGCCGACACCCCTGGGTCTCCACCAACAGACCCAACAGCTGAGGCAGCTCGACAGGGACCCGCCCTGATCCCCTCTCCAACTACCAGCCAGGACCCCAACCTGATCTACCAAGTCCTATAG
- the zgc:172145 gene encoding ferritin light chain, oocyte isoform-like has translation MAEAEPARKRLKSSLPVCGSHRSSAGSSSRARQNLSPAVEEAVCGVCSLLWNGAYRLQALASAFEREDIALPRVAAFFHKEAVKQQANIEDMLNYLAERGGQYCGKDIQRPNCEAICALLPALELLELQLKEEAVVLVDLSQLARKHEDPHTASVVKSHFLTPRVDRIKLLGDLLTSARQVGCTMDEKGGFGEYILNELQEEFTE, from the exons ATGGCAGAGGCAGAGCCCGCGAGAAAGAGGCTGAAGAGCAGCCTGCCTGTGTGCGGATCACACCGGAGCTCCGCGGGCAGCAGCAGCCGCGCCAGACAGAACCTGTCACCCGCCGTGGAGGAGGCTGTGTGCGGCGTGTGCAGCCTGCTGTGGAACGGTGCTTACAGACTGCAGGCTCTG GCCAGTGCATTTGAGAGGGAAGACATCGCTCTGCCTCGCGTCGCGGCTTTCTTCCACAAGGAGGCTGTGAAACAGCAGGCCAACATCGAGGACATGCTTAACTACCTGGCTGAGAGGGGAGGGCAGTACTGTGGCAAGGACATCCAG cggCCAAATTGTGAGGCGATCTGCGCTCTGTTACCAgctctggagctgctggagctccAGCTGAAAGAGGAGGCTGTTGTGTTGGTTGACTTGAGCCAGCTGGCCCGCAAGCATGAAGATCCCCACACCGCCAGTGTTGTGAAGAGCCACTTCCTTACACCAAGGGTCGATCGCATCAAATTGCTGGGCGACCTGCTTACCAGTGCACGTCAAGTGGGCTGCACCATGGACGAGAAGGGTGGGTTTGGGGAGTATATCCTGAATGAGCTGCAGGAAGAATTCACCGAATGA